cagtctgctctgattgatacaatcttttcaatctgtctgtaattggtaggtaccacatcctttggtacggtaccctattacgtccccgtccttgcggcttgaatcgtggcttcttgcagaatcgacatacttctagcttctcatcatctccccaatagatcatgcagttgtcgatgcagacatctatcatctccgaaggcaacccaagactataaactaatttctgaatctcataataagaatcagcagacacattgtcttccggcaaatactctttaaacaagtccgcccattcgttcatgcaactttcaggtagattgtgatcagttttaatattcatcattctagcagccaacgacaatttagagagaccttctctacaaccactgtaaagtggttgattcgccgcgtttaacattccgtaaaacttttttgcatctatattaggttcttcatcttcatcatgagctacgaatgcatcagctaccatatcatgaaccctatcataatctaccatctcctcctgatggtaactatgttcattatgcaaatgatgattaaccggttcttcctgaaaattgctattactactactagcttcattctgatcataattataaccttccccatgttgaaaccagatatagtaatttggcgtgaaacctctatttattaaatgcttccaaacattttcacggtttgccaatttcgaattgttgcatttccgacaaggacagaacatcttaccactttcttgggcgagcggtgttgaatctgcttggtgcataaatgtctccagccccgcaaggtattctttcgtcactctcccgttagcatctctatgcatatacatccaattccgcaactcgtaaatagtcccagagccagccatttttttttctttcacgttttttgttgttggtgtgtttaaaatgatgttccaacatccatatttatagaaaatttcgaatctggtagttgtaattttactatgaaattacgacgaaaattaattgtatggccaaaaaaaaaacgtgagccacctaccaagttggtggattcaaaatttcctcgttaagtacacgtaaaatatttcgtcgtaaagcactcgcgaaatttacgtggcttttacgaggaaaaactatttcctcgtaaaagccacgtcaatttacatcgtctttacgacgaattttttttgtcgttaccttacgacgaaataacgatgcttttctttctcaacgtaatttcctcgcaaaatcaacgtttttttacgagaattatttttcctcgttaaacttCCTCGGTAAAgatacgttttcttgtagtgtctcataacctatttaaaccctaaaactaataattgaactactcagacattgCTTAGTAATTCATAACATCAATGATAAGGTAAGAAAACTGTAtgaatagatagatagataataataattgagttcctatcacaaatctctttggatatTTTCTCCAACTCTACTAAAATCCTAGAAAGCCTTTGTTGTGTAactaaaaaaacaagaaaacacactatgcctctaacatgttggcaagctataaatattaggttaaaactcgtcaggggtaatctaaatgaatttatatttgtttttccaTCTTTGATTTTATAGTTTAATAAGTACATCTAGATGATCCATTTTAACGAAGAAACGAACAATCCCTTAAATTACAGGTTAAAATAGTAACATCATAGATATCATGCAAGTTCATATGATGGAAGTTCATTTCATGAGAAGAAAATTTCCTTGTTGGATTACGAACCTCTCATAGACAAGATTCGGAGTAGACTTCTTTCTTGGTCCCATTGGTCCAGAGTTCTATTGGAATCATGTATGtgagttttacattaaaaaaaagtgtAAATTAAATAGtatgaacacatttatgaatatagtgtgaacacgttagcatacttattatcaaatcattgtaaaactgccacgtgtctattatagtgtgaatagatttattacaatgcttcatTGTAAGAGCACCTTCAATGGTGTTCTCGGTAGCTCGGAATCATAGGTAaactttttagaattttttattattattatttttgtctgtttttttaaaataaaaaataaaaatggaacCAATCGCGGGTCGCCACGAGTCGTGGGACCCACAAATAATGTAAGGATTTACTAACAATCAGTCTTTAATTAAGGATTTTAAGTAcctaatctttaaaaaaaatgtgaaccccaccaaatattttaatattatgttgCTAAGGATTCTTGTTTAAAATCCTCCATCGGAGGTGCTGACAAAcatacaaacaaaagaaaactttGGGTGGCCAAAATGATTTCGTTTTATAACAATTCCAAAGAGTAAGGCAGAGCTAATTATAACAAGCGTACGTACAGTATTGAAGACTATGAATCCAATGTCGATGTCAACGCCATCAAAACGCACCGTTTTAGCATGACCTCCTAAAGACTCCTCCTTTTCGAACAACACCACTTCCTCGATTCCATATTCTTTTGCAAGAACGTAAGAACTTCCCAACCCACTTATCCCACCTCCGATCACCGCCACTCTCATTTTATGCTTTTTCCTATTCTTGGACAAAACCGACTATAGAATGATTCAATGAAGAATTAATCATGTAACCAAGAAAAGTACCTTCGTGTTTCTTGCACAAAGTAATTTTAATCTAAAGATGGGGATATGTTGAAGCAACATTACATCCACTCATATCCGGCTAACTTATATAGAAATAAGCTTAGAAACTAAAGCGTGTGGGACGAAACATTTTATTTATGACTTCTACAAATCAAGTCTTTAACAAATAATTTCAGATCGATAAGTTCATTGTTGTTTAATGCAAGAAGCAAGACCACATGATCCGGTTTAAGCTTGATCGCCGCCACAGTTCATTGGTTCCTAAAACGATATTAAATTTGCTATATGGATATATTTAAGCAAGAGTAAATGACAAGTTCATTCATGTAGTATCTTAGCTGGTTATTTCTTAAATGAAAATAGTCTATATaccaattcataacagcaactGTCAAATATTTTAACGCTCTACTTGTGTTATATATATCATGGATTGATGTTAGATTGTCAGTTTTGATACTATTGAAAGTTgaaaataatttgataatattttgaagCAGAAAAGATAGGTAGTTCTTCGAAATATTCATTTGACCGTCACTCTTTCTTACAGCAGCAGCTTTAGTTTAAATAATGGAGGACCTTGACGGCGAGAATCACATTGATATTTCATCGAATAATTTTTTGttcaataatattataaagattattatttttgatttgtTCATATTTTACTCTCACTATCAAACCAAGTGTACGTGAGGCATGCATTCAATACAACGTAATGTGTTTCAGCTTAGTGATGTCCGATTCCACCACCCcctccacctccacctccacctccacctccGCCTCCAAAGCCTCCACCGCCAAATCCTCCGCCCTTACCAAATCCACCACCTCCACCAAAACCCCCTCCTTTCCCAAATCCACCCCCGCCACCAAATCCTCCGCCTTTGCCTATTCCACCACCGATTCCCCCGCCTTTGCCAAATCCACCTCCACCGCCAAAGCCTCCTCCACCTCCAATGCCTCCGCCTTTGCCTATGCCGCCACCAATTCCtcctccttttccaataccgcCACCAATGCCTCCGCCTTTGCCTATACCTCCCCCTTTCCCAAAGCCGCCATCGCCGATACCTCCACCTTTGCCATTTCCGCCTCTAATGCCTCTTCCTTTGCCAATTCCACCACCTTTTCCAATGCCACCGCCGATACCTCCCCCTTTCCCAATTCCACCGCCAACTCCTCCACCTTTGCCGAAACCACCACCAACTCCTCCACCTTTGCCGATACCACCACCAACTCCACCGCCTTTGCCGATACCACCGCCAATACCTCCGCCTTTACCAATACCACCCCCAACTTCTCCGCCTTTGCCAATACCACCTCCAACTCCTCTGCCTTTTCCGATACCACCACCAATACCTCCTCCTTTACCATAACCACCGCCAAATCCTCCACCTTTGCCTATACCGCCACCAATACCTCCACCTTTTCCAATCCCGCCACCAACTCCTCCACCTTTGCCAATTCCACCACCAAGACCACCGCCTTTGCCTATTCCACCACCAGCTCCGCCGCCAACCCCGCCACCCTTTCCGATCCCTCCGCCTTTTCCAAACCCACCACCTGCTCCAGCACCACCACCAACTCCTCCACCGTGTCCACCTCCAAAACCACCGCCAACCCCACCACCCTTACCAAAGCCACCACCGACTCCGACACCTCCCCCCTGTCCACCACCAAAACCTCCTCCACCTCCACCAGCGCCACCGCCGCCTCCAAAACCACCGCCTGCTCCTATTCCACCGCCAGATCCTCCTCCAAAACCACCGCCAAAGCCACCACCCTTGCCGCCTCCAATTAACGTTTTTTCCTCTTCATCTTTGCTAGAACTCACACCATTTCTGGCAGTAACATTCACAGCgaaaacatgaaaacataatAAAGCCAATAGAGTAGCTCCATTAACTAGACGCCCCATGTCTTCCTGCTTTTTAGTTTGCTTGTTCTATGCAGTGTTCACTTCCCGATGACGAAAACATTTCCGCACTATGGTCGCTTATATAGCAACACTTAATCATCTACTTTAATCTTTGCAATAACTTACTCCAACCAATTGTTACAAAAAAGAACTTACTCCAACCACTAAcaactactccctccgtttttttatacATGACTCTTTAGgattgtgcacatagattaagaaacatttaattttctaaacaaaaacatcattaattgttTACCTAACTACAATTTAACCAATAACAaaatagaaactataatatcatTGGTCATCTATcattaattagtaataaattttacatagaaaattgaaaacgtctaataatttggaacaaaaaaattcttctaaaacgtcaaatataaaaaaacggagggagtactaaCTGCATTCAATTCCTAAATCCTTTTGCGATTTCCTCTCCACATGTTTTCTCCTAGCAAAccatataatagatatattatcTCCTTGATTTATACAGCGAAAATATTAAGAATACGAGTGTTTTACTCAAATCTACCAAGTAGACTTTACTTTCAAAAACCATACAATACATATATTATCTCCTTGATTTATACAGTGGAAAATATTAAGAACACGAGTATTTTACTCAAATCTACCAAGTAGACTTTACCGTTTCACCCAAGTTACCATAGACTTCCTGACATTAACGATTTCTCAATCTCGTGACAGTTAGTTAGTTCTACCTACGTCATTTTATGTCTACTTATAGTCAGAATCTTTTCATTTtgtgttttaaataaaaattccacATAATTCTATTCAAGTGCCTCACAAAACTGTAAGTTTTATAGCTTAGTTCAAATACTAATGCTTCGTAGTTGATGAATAAGTCATGCGGATGTAATAtaacttctcttttttttatcaactgatGTAATATAACTTACAATTCATGGGATGATAGTTACTTCATTAACTAATATAACTAAGccatatttggatattttacGAGGGAAACCTAACTGACTTGTGATCCATGTTTGGAAATAATAGAGTAATTAACTTATATACGAGCCAAATGTTCTGTaataattatcatatttttcgTAAGTCCCAAATTTGTTTATCACAATTCACAAATGACAGCAAAACCTGCGTACTCCTGCTTGTTCCGGCGTATAGGTGCCTTGCAGATCAAAAACGTTGTTAATacattttttgatataaaagtaaATTATACATGTCTTGTTCTTATTGCTTAACCTTTTGTTATGTAATGAGCTATTAACTTGCCGACTACGCAAAAGGTACTATTAAGTTAAAATCGATCATTGTACCTTACATAGGCAATGATAATTTCCTTACAATTGGTAAACAAGTAAACTTACTGACACTACTGAAATACCtatctttttttctcttatagatttttaagtttattgaaATAGTTAGTATTCCctccatttttttatatatgacgctttaagattgtgcacatagattaagtttctaaacaaaaatatcactaattgtttacctaaccacaatttaaccaataataaaatagaaactataatatcatTGATCATCTAGCATTAATTAGtgataaattttacatagaaaattgaaaacgtcaaataatttggaacaaaaaaattcctctaaaacatcatatataagAAAATGGAAGAAGTATGTCAGAATCTTAAATTTAACTCTACTGAATTGTATGAACGATTAaacaataaaatcaaatcacTTATGAAACTTAAGTCCTGGCTAAGTTACTGTAGTTTAATAACTTAGAGtctaaaggtcaaagaggttggacCGTCCCGTCCCATCCCGACCCGCCGCGGGCTCAGTATCTCGCGGGTCCAGGCGGTCCCATCCCGCGCGGACTGCGGTCTAAAGAAAGTCGGCCCAATCCCGTACCGCCTAATTGCACAGTCCCTTACAAGCCGTCCCGCGGGCTGCGGTCTAAGTCTTAGACGTGTGGTATCCGCACCCAACCATGTGCGAGTtagatgatgaatttattgcGGTTTGAACAAAAAAGGCCATCATTTATTTTCCAACCTAGACGTCCTAAACGCAAAtagtatttaataaatacagaccAGTTATGTTTGCTCCTCCTTCAATTAGAAATCGCTACATGTCATCCCAGAACATGGTTGTTAGTGACTCTCTTATGTCCGACAATCTCTTGGGTCTATTAATAACTACGGAGTATTTTAGGGTCCTATTGGTTTTCtccattctttctttgtttgcttattatttttcttttatcattaaaaatatttatttttattttttttataacaaatgcTGAATGTGTAGTTTACTCGTTTCAGTCTCAAGATTAACTAAGTATCTCttgtatgaaaaaatataactaatcatatattcaaaacatTAAATTACTTCACTATTTTCTGTCTATACATAAAATTGGTTAAGCTTATACTCTCTCCTTTTCGATTTAATTGTTGTTCTAGGGAAAaagtttgtttcaaaataagtatcgttttagtgtttcaatgaaaaatttattaagAAGATTCTCCACTTTATATTTCTATTGGTTCAAAAATGGTTAGATGTATAAGTAATTgtgttttaattttggaaatatacaaaatcatatgttttcttaatccgtGTGCATAAACCTAGAacgataaataaaatgaaacggaTGAAGTACTACTTTATTAGGCCAAATGCAATAAAAAGGCGGTGCAATCAAGAATGAAACAAAAGTAAGCGCTTGGATGCGGGAGTAATTAATAGAATGCTgaaaattaggaaaataaaatTGCTCAACGATAAATACTAATTGGCCAAAGCAATTAAAAGGCAGTGCCATATAAAATATTCCTCATGTTTCATTAAAAACGtcattttgacatttttcacacattaaaaaagtagttgaaatatatttatgtttttactaGATGTTGATCCGCGCTTAAGAAGCGCGGATATTTTTTTGGTGACCGTAAACTCAAATATTAAATGACTTTATGTTTATTATtagatatctaaaatatttaaagttgttttattattattatttcagtcGGGTACAATGTTTTCATTAAGTTTTCATATCTGAATCAAACTTGTGGTCGAACCGTAAGATCTAGTAACTCATATATCGtggaatataatataataaaatgaatatagtaaaagtatctgaaaatcAAAAAGACCGTTATTAACCCATtgagaataaatataatttgttttttgttttataaatttttgatatatttatatatatttgacttgTATCAGAAATTTCttttaacaaatattgttaagtttatttataaatatattaattatcaatCTACCAAAATAGTGAagcaagtatttttttttccttttttaattttctatcaaactattatcaattttttttttaaaaaaaaaatcagtttgtgacagatattttattattagaaatccatacaatttaaataatgttacatttatatgtatttatgtataaaatggaCTTCATAATTTGGGATTTTGTAAAAAAGGGGTCTAAAGttaatttggttaattttttttttctgtaacaaaagttaattggatttataattttcttttctgaatGGGTTGTATCAGTTAAATTATCTTTTAAAGTTAAATGCCCAAAGcccaattaataatatttattttgctgaTAACAAAGTGAGATTAAATAGgaataacatataatatataaagaagaccagaaaaaaaaaaggtccaaACAACCTTTATAAGTAGATTTATCAAGACTGCTTATAATATTTAACCAATTAAATGCCCATAATTAATATTACACATATTGAACCAATAGTATTTAATacatatgaaattatttataaaatcaatgcatttataattaatattaaactgaaaattgcattaaaatcttaaaatgacattttttgtatcaagaaaaatgtaaaataacacTCTTTTAGAAATAGAGGGAGTATTAAGTACATAAAAGTgtactaaatatttgtttttcgtcaaaatgaattttattaatattagtGTGGAGAAGGTGTTAAAAAAACAAGTGTAAAGAAGttacataaaatataacaaaaaagttATGAACAACACTGGCCGTAAGTTAATTAACAAATCaattgttaaataaa
The Brassica napus cultivar Da-Ae chromosome A1, Da-Ae, whole genome shotgun sequence DNA segment above includes these coding regions:
- the LOC106353118 gene encoding glycine-rich cell wall structural protein codes for the protein MGRLVNGATLLALLCFHVFAVNVTARNGVSSSKDEEEKTLIGGGKGGGFGGGFGGGSGGGIGAGGGFGGGGGAGGGGGGFGGGQGGGVGVGGGFGKGGGVGGGFGGGHGGGVGGGAGAGGGFGKGGGIGKGGGVGGGAGGGIGKGGGLGGGIGKGGGVGGGIGKGGGIGGGIGKGGGFGGGYGKGGGIGGGIGKGRGVGGGIGKGGEVGGGIGKGGGIGGGIGKGGGVGGGIGKGGGVGGGFGKGGGVGGGIGKGGGIGGGIGKGGGIGKGRGIRGGNGKGGGIGDGGFGKGGGIGKGGGIGGGIGKGGGIGGGIGKGGGIGGGGGFGGGGGFGKGGGIGGGIGKGGGFGGGGGFGKGGGFGGGGGFGKGGGFGGGGFGGGGGGGGGGGGGGGIGHH